The following proteins are encoded in a genomic region of Hippopotamus amphibius kiboko isolate mHipAmp2 chromosome 8, mHipAmp2.hap2, whole genome shotgun sequence:
- the C8H22orf39 gene encoding UPF0545 protein C22orf39 homolog has product MAEGGGWRPPRPCEAYRAEWELCRSAGHFLRHYYVHGERPACGQWRRDLASCREWEERRSAEARRALRESERARLRATRQHGPVWPPRQSPPADWHLPLPQDKDG; this is encoded by the exons ATGGCGGAAGGCGGAGGCTGGCGG CCGCCGCGGCCGTGCGAGGCCTACCGCGCCGAGTGGGAGCTCTGCCGCAGCGCCGGGCACTTCCTGCGCCACTACTACGTCCACGGCGAGCGGCCGGCCTGCGGGCAGTGGCGGCGCGACCTGGCCAGCTGCCGCGAGTGGGAGGAGCGCCGCAGCGCCGAGGCCCGG CGGGCCCTGCGTGAGAGTGAGCGGGCGAGACTCCGGGCTACACGGCAGCACGGCCCGGTGTGGCCCCCCAGGCAGAGCCCCCCAGCAGACTGgcacctccctctgccccaggacAAGGATGGGTGA